A portion of the Jaculus jaculus isolate mJacJac1 chromosome 5, mJacJac1.mat.Y.cur, whole genome shotgun sequence genome contains these proteins:
- the C1qc gene encoding complement C1q subcomponent subunit C, which translates to MDVAHSHQSCLRLHLLLLLLALPVGGQASTGCYGIPGMPGMPGTPGKDGHDGFPGPKGEPGIPAIPGTRGPKGQKGEPGMPGHRGKNGPMGTPGLPGDPGPSGPPGEPGEEGRYKQKYQSVFTVTRQTAQYPAANSLVKFNSVITNPQGDYDTSTGKFTCKVPGLYYFVYHTSQTANLCVHLYHKGIKVTTFCDHLSNSKQVSSGGVLLRLQAGEEVWLAVNDYNGMVGTEGSDSVFSGFLLFPD; encoded by the exons ATGGATGTGGCTCACAGTCACCAGTCCTGCCTCAGACTTCACCTGTTGCTGCTCCTGCTAGCTCTGCCTGTCGGGGGCCAGGCCAGCACTGGCTGCTATGGGATCCCAGGAATGCCAGGCATGCCCGGGACTCCTGGGAAGGATGGTCACGATGGGTTTCCAGGGCCCAAGGGTGAGCCAG GAATACCAGCCATACCTGGAACACGAGGACCCAAGGGTCAGAAGGGTGAACCTGGCATGCCCGGCCATCGAGGCAAGAATGGCCCCATGGGGACCCCTGGGCTGCCAGGGGATCCAGGCCCCAGTGGCCCCCCCGGGGAGCCAGGTGAGGAGGGCAGATACAAGCAGAAGTATCAGTCGGTTTTCACGGTCACTCGGCAAACTGCTCAGTACCCAGCGGCCAACAGCCTGGTCAAGTTCAACTCAGTTATCACCAACCCCCAAGGGGATTATGACACGAGCACCGGGAAGTTCACCTGCAAGGTGCCTGGCCTCTACTACTTTGTCTACCACACGTCACAGACAGCCAACCTGTGCGTGCACCTATACCACAAGGGCATCAAGGTGACCACCTTCTGTGACCACTTGTCCAACAGCAAGCAGGTCAGCTCAGGCGGCGTGCTGCTGCGGCTGCAGGCGGGGGAGGAGGTGTGGCTGGCTGTTAATGACTACAATGGAATGGTGGGCACCGAGGGCTCTGACAGTGTCTTCTCCGGCTTCCTGCTCTTCCCTGACTAG
- the C1qb gene encoding complement C1q subcomponent subunit B has protein sequence MKIPQDQVSMLLLLLLLRLLHVSWAQSSCTGPPAIPGIPGIPGIPGSDGQPGTPGIKGEKGLPGMAGDHGEFGEKGDPGTPGNPGKVGPKGPIGPKGAPGPPGPRGPKGDSGDYKATQKVAFSALRTINNPLRRDQAIRFDRVITNVNNNFEPRAGKFVCKVPGLYYFTYHASSRGSLCVNLVHGREKMQKLLTFCDYALNTFQVTTGGVVLKLEKEEVVFLQATEKNSLLGIEGANSIFSGFLLFPDVEG, from the exons ATGAAGATCCCACAGGACCAAGTCTCcatgctgctactgctgctgctcctgcgcCTGCTCCATGTGTCCTGGGCCCAGAGCAGCTGCACAGGACCCCCTGCCATCCCTGGCATCCCCGGCATCCCTGGGATACCTGGATCTGATGGTCAACCTGGGACCCCAGGGATAAAGGGAGAAAAAG GGCTCCCGGGGATGGCCGGAGACCACGGTGAGTTTGGAGAGAAGGGGGACCCAGGGACTCCTGGGAATCCAGGCAAAGTTGGCCCCAAGGGTCCCATTGGCCCtaaaggtgcaccagggccccctggGCCCCGTGGTCCCAAGGGGGATTCAGGAGACTACAAGGCCACACAGAAAGTCGCTTTCTCCGCCTTGAGGACCATCAACAATCCCCTGCGACGGGACCAGGCCATCCGCTTTGACAGAGTGATCACCAACGTGAACAACAATTTTGAGCCACGGGCCGGCAAGTTCGTCTGCAAGGTGCCAGGTCTCTACTATTTCACCTACCATGCCAGCTCCCGAGGGAGTCTGTGTGTGAACCTTGTCCACGGCCGGGAGAAGATGCAGAAATTACTCACCTTTTGCGACTACGCCCTGAACACCTTCCAGGTCACCACGGGAGGAGTGGTCCTCAAgctggagaaggaggaggtggtGTTCCTGCAGGCCACTGAAAAGAACTCCCTGCTGGGCATTGAGGGTGCCAACAGCATTTTCTCTGGGTTCCTACTCTTCCCTGACGTTGAGGGGTGA